The following coding sequences lie in one Paracidovorax avenae genomic window:
- a CDS encoding potassium transporter Kup, translating to MADAKTPTSLTALTIAAIGVVYGDIGTSPLYAFKEVFAAGRLEITPANVIGILSLFFWTLTVIVSVKYVALIMRADNHGEGGLMALLALATQSVQDQPRLKRALMTVGVFGVALFFGDGVITPAISVLSAVEGLEVVTTRATPYILPISLTVLLALFLAQRWGTARLGRFFGIAMLVWFACLGLAGIPHIAARPEVLAALLPHHALAFCLDHYGIAFITLGAVFLCVTGAEALYADMGHFGARPIRLAWFLLVMPCLTLNYLGQGALVLATPSAAANPFFLMMPGWATLPMVVLATAATVIASQALISGAFSAAKQTIQLGYLPRLSVRHTSENESGQIYVPMVNWTLLAGVALAVVAFRSSNALAAAYGISVSLVMVITTTLTFFVIRHGWKLPLPLCIAATGAFLCVDVAFFASNSLKIAEGGWFPLLMAAALYLVMSTWHDGRGLLRQRQNAEAIELLPFLQSILSAGTTRVDGTAVFLTAHAGVVPGAMLHNLKHNKVLHDHNLFVHVQAGGVPRIPLREQVAVQPLADGAWSVRIRFGFMDEPDIPRALHQATELEGLLDPMRTSYFLARETVVPTLGAAMAVWRQKLFAQMHHSASSAADFLKLPNNAVVEMGSKTEM from the coding sequence ATGGCAGACGCAAAGACTCCGACATCGCTCACGGCGCTCACCATCGCTGCGATCGGGGTGGTGTATGGAGACATCGGCACGTCGCCGCTCTACGCCTTCAAGGAGGTGTTCGCCGCCGGCCGGCTGGAGATCACGCCGGCCAACGTGATCGGCATCCTCTCGCTCTTCTTCTGGACCCTGACGGTGATCGTCTCGGTCAAGTACGTGGCCCTGATCATGCGGGCCGACAACCACGGCGAGGGGGGCCTGATGGCGCTGCTGGCCCTGGCGACGCAGTCGGTGCAGGACCAGCCCCGCCTGAAGCGGGCGCTGATGACGGTCGGGGTCTTCGGGGTGGCGCTCTTCTTCGGCGACGGCGTCATCACGCCCGCGATCTCGGTGCTCTCCGCGGTCGAGGGGCTGGAGGTCGTCACCACGCGCGCCACGCCCTACATCCTGCCGATCTCGCTCACCGTGCTGCTCGCGCTCTTTCTCGCGCAGCGCTGGGGAACGGCGCGGCTGGGGCGGTTCTTCGGCATCGCCATGCTCGTGTGGTTCGCGTGCCTGGGGCTCGCGGGCATTCCCCACATCGCCGCGCGCCCCGAGGTCCTGGCCGCGCTCCTGCCCCACCATGCGCTGGCGTTCTGCCTGGACCACTACGGCATCGCCTTCATCACGCTGGGCGCGGTCTTCCTGTGCGTGACCGGCGCGGAAGCGCTCTACGCCGACATGGGACATTTCGGCGCCCGGCCCATCCGGCTGGCGTGGTTCCTCCTCGTCATGCCCTGCCTCACGCTGAACTACCTGGGACAGGGCGCGCTGGTACTCGCCACGCCGTCCGCCGCCGCCAACCCGTTCTTCCTCATGATGCCGGGCTGGGCCACGCTGCCGATGGTGGTGCTGGCCACGGCTGCCACCGTCATCGCCTCGCAGGCGCTGATCTCCGGCGCGTTCTCCGCGGCCAAGCAGACCATCCAGCTGGGGTACCTGCCGCGCCTGTCGGTGCGCCACACCTCGGAGAACGAATCCGGACAGATCTACGTGCCCATGGTGAACTGGACGCTGCTCGCCGGGGTGGCGCTGGCGGTGGTGGCCTTCCGCAGCTCCAACGCCCTGGCCGCGGCCTACGGCATCTCGGTCAGCCTGGTCATGGTCATCACCACCACATTGACCTTCTTCGTCATCCGCCACGGCTGGAAACTGCCCCTGCCGCTGTGCATCGCAGCCACGGGCGCGTTCCTTTGCGTGGATGTCGCCTTCTTCGCTTCCAATTCGCTGAAGATCGCGGAAGGCGGCTGGTTCCCCCTGCTGATGGCCGCTGCGCTGTACCTCGTCATGTCCACGTGGCACGACGGCCGCGGCCTGCTGCGCCAGCGCCAGAACGCCGAGGCGATCGAGCTGCTGCCCTTCCTGCAATCGATCCTCTCGGCCGGCACCACCCGCGTGGACGGCACCGCCGTCTTCCTCACCGCCCATGCCGGCGTGGTGCCCGGGGCGATGCTGCACAACCTCAAGCACAACAAGGTGCTGCACGACCACAACCTGTTCGTCCACGTCCAGGCAGGGGGTGTGCCCCGCATCCCGCTGCGCGAACAGGTGGCCGTCCAGCCGCTCGCCGACGGTGCCTGGAGCGTGCGGATCCGCTTCGGCTTCATGGACGAGCCGGACATTCCCCGCGCCCTCCATCAGGCCACGGAACTGGAGGGCCTGCTGGACCCCATGCGCACCAGCTACTTCCTGGCGCGCGAGACCGTCGTGCCCACACTGGGCGCCGCCATGGCCGTCTGGCGGCAGAAGCTCTTCGCGCAGATGCACCACAGCGCCAGTTCGGCGGCGGACTTCCTGAAACTGCCGAACAACGCGGTGGTGGAGATGGGGTCGAAAACGGAAATGTAG
- a CDS encoding Bug family tripartite tricarboxylate transporter substrate binding protein yields the protein MIRSLISFTALAFALGAATAQTAPTAAPAPAGAAYPAKPVRLIVPFPPGGGTDILSRLVATKLTETLHWTVVPDNRAGAGGTIGITETVKAAPTGYDLVMGQKDNLVVAPYLYKNLPWDPTKDLVAIAHVAYTPVIIATGANSRFKTLADVVTAARAEPGKITYGSPGNGTTIHLAGDLFEKAAGIKLSHIPYKGSNPALMDALAGNVDLLVSSVPSAMAQIKSGKLRPLAVTSIKRSSSLPDVPTVAESGYKGFDVSSWYGILAPAGTPANVVATVNTEVNKLLAQPDMRAAIQAQGAEPETMTSAQFSALLKADYAKWKGIVEASGAKIE from the coding sequence ATGATCCGTTCGCTGATTTCGTTCACCGCCCTCGCCTTCGCGCTGGGCGCCGCCACGGCACAGACCGCGCCGACCGCCGCACCCGCGCCCGCAGGCGCCGCATATCCCGCCAAGCCGGTGCGCCTCATCGTGCCCTTCCCGCCCGGCGGCGGCACGGACATCCTCTCGCGCCTCGTCGCGACCAAGCTGACGGAGACGCTGCACTGGACCGTGGTGCCCGACAACCGAGCCGGCGCGGGTGGCACCATCGGCATCACCGAGACCGTCAAGGCCGCGCCCACGGGCTACGACCTCGTCATGGGCCAGAAGGACAACCTCGTCGTCGCGCCCTACCTCTACAAGAACCTGCCGTGGGACCCCACGAAGGACCTCGTCGCCATCGCGCACGTGGCCTACACGCCGGTCATCATCGCCACGGGCGCCAACTCGCGCTTCAAGACGCTGGCCGACGTCGTGACCGCCGCGCGCGCCGAGCCCGGCAAGATCACCTACGGCTCGCCCGGCAACGGCACCACCATCCACCTGGCGGGCGACCTGTTCGAGAAGGCCGCGGGCATCAAGCTCAGCCACATCCCCTACAAGGGCTCCAACCCGGCCCTGATGGACGCGCTGGCCGGCAACGTGGACCTGCTCGTATCGTCCGTGCCGTCCGCCATGGCGCAGATCAAGTCCGGCAAGCTGCGCCCCCTGGCCGTCACCTCGATCAAGCGCAGCTCCTCCCTGCCCGACGTGCCCACCGTGGCCGAGTCCGGCTACAAGGGCTTCGACGTGAGCTCCTGGTACGGCATCCTCGCTCCCGCCGGCACGCCCGCCAACGTGGTCGCCACGGTGAACACCGAGGTCAACAAGCTGCTCGCCCAGCCCGACATGCGCGCCGCCATCCAGGCCCAGGGCGCCGAGCCCGAAACGATGACCAGCGCGCAGTTCTCCGCCCTGCTCAAGGCCGACTACGCCAAGTGGAAGGGCATCGTCGAGGCGTCCGGCGCGAAGATCGAGTGA
- a CDS encoding SDR family NAD(P)-dependent oxidoreductase: MQDTSAPSSPSPSFAATPGPLPLIVLTGGSRGMGLAMARQLLQGGHALVTLSRGTSDELADAAQRAGMPLAQWPQDLADGARAAARLRAWLEGQPAGRYTSATLINNAGVVPRIAPLADSDPADLANALRIGLEAPMQLTAAFLAATRAWGVPRKVLNISSGLGRRPMASQSAYCAAKAGMDHFTRCLALDEARQPGGARVCSLAPGVIDTDMQVHLRGADPEAFPDLQNFANLKANGTLASPDEAAARVLAWLARPDFGDAPVADVREA; encoded by the coding sequence ATGCAGGACACCTCCGCTCCTTCCTCCCCCTCCCCCTCCTTCGCGGCCACGCCAGGCCCCCTGCCGCTAATCGTGCTCACCGGCGGTTCGCGCGGCATGGGCCTGGCCATGGCCCGGCAACTGCTGCAGGGCGGACATGCACTCGTCACCCTCTCGCGCGGCACGAGCGACGAGCTGGCGGACGCCGCGCAGCGCGCCGGCATGCCGCTGGCGCAATGGCCGCAGGACCTCGCCGATGGCGCCCGGGCCGCCGCGCGGCTGCGGGCCTGGCTGGAAGGCCAGCCGGCCGGCCGCTACACCAGCGCCACGCTCATCAACAACGCGGGCGTGGTGCCGCGCATCGCACCGCTGGCGGACAGCGACCCGGCCGATCTCGCCAACGCGCTGCGCATCGGGCTGGAAGCGCCCATGCAGCTCACCGCCGCGTTCCTGGCCGCCACGCGCGCCTGGGGCGTGCCACGCAAGGTGCTCAACATTTCCTCCGGCCTGGGGCGGCGCCCGATGGCCTCGCAATCGGCCTACTGCGCGGCCAAGGCCGGCATGGACCATTTCACGCGCTGCCTGGCGCTGGACGAGGCGCGGCAGCCCGGCGGCGCACGGGTGTGCTCGCTGGCGCCCGGCGTGATCGACACGGACATGCAGGTCCATTTGCGCGGCGCCGACCCGGAGGCGTTCCCCGACCTGCAGAACTTCGCCAACCTGAAGGCGAACGGCACGCTCGCCTCGCCCGACGAGGCCGCGGCGCGCGTGCTGGCCTGGCTCGCGCGGCCCGACTTCGGCGACGCGCCGGTGGCCGACGTGCGCGAGGCCTGA
- a CDS encoding RluA family pseudouridine synthase, with amino-acid sequence MSAALPALAPADSDAGAPPACLHADDDLLVLAKPSGLLCVPGRGPDKQDCLSARAALHWPGACIVHRLDQATSGIVVMARHAQAQRALGDAFAARQVHKRYVAVVQAPGPAADCAAWREIDLPIAADWERRPLRIVVPHGAQVGKASLTRWRPAAPGDGAGPWPAADGTLRVLLEPVTGRTHQLRVHMAAIGQPILGDTLYAPPAVQALAPRLLLHAQHIDFAHPRTGAPLAFDLPAPF; translated from the coding sequence GTGAGCGCGGCCCTGCCCGCACTGGCGCCGGCCGATTCCGATGCCGGCGCGCCCCCCGCCTGCCTGCATGCGGACGACGACCTGCTGGTGCTGGCCAAGCCTTCCGGCCTGCTCTGCGTGCCCGGCCGCGGCCCGGACAAGCAGGACTGCCTGAGCGCCCGCGCCGCCCTGCACTGGCCCGGCGCCTGCATCGTGCACCGGCTCGACCAGGCCACCTCCGGCATCGTGGTGATGGCGCGCCACGCGCAGGCCCAGCGCGCGCTCGGCGATGCCTTCGCCGCGCGCCAGGTGCACAAGCGCTATGTCGCGGTTGTGCAGGCGCCGGGCCCGGCCGCGGACTGTGCGGCCTGGCGGGAGATCGACCTGCCCATCGCCGCCGACTGGGAGCGCCGGCCGCTGCGCATCGTGGTCCCCCACGGCGCCCAGGTCGGCAAAGCCAGCCTGACGCGCTGGCGCCCCGCCGCGCCCGGGGACGGCGCAGGCCCCTGGCCGGCGGCGGACGGCACCCTGCGCGTACTGCTGGAGCCCGTGACAGGCCGTACCCACCAGCTGCGCGTGCACATGGCGGCCATCGGCCAGCCCATCCTCGGCGACACGCTCTACGCCCCGCCGGCCGTGCAGGCGCTCGCGCCGCGGCTGCTGCTGCATGCGCAGCACATCGACTTCGCCCATCCGCGCACCGGGGCACCGCTCGCCTTCGACCTGCCGGCACCGTTCTGA
- a CDS encoding ATP-binding protein: MSRPDLSFLLPPDPEDDRGAPSGGEPAGTADEPAVLPGDVSGNRRQSGRPEGPVAALIAELRAYQAELEVQNKVLRYSQTAAESASERFETLFASVPLALMVLDEHDMVVQANSMAHRCFQPTESDRPLTSLMPFVSAADAARVRATFEQARDHGHGEASEVLFPIGDGDAGIIGDLYIARIEAPQADGAPEQWQFLCAVVDQGPLVAERRALQQSATALQERNAQLYASERRLEAVINSALDAIICVDQNQRITVFNPTAAALFQCATADALGSPLDRFLPDAVQALAFAQLATQAVLGEMVALTASGKELAVEVSVSFERHAEGETTTVFARDLTGRKKAEAHRGELEAQLRESHKMQAVGTMAGGIAHDFNNILSAILGNVELAKADCAAGSPVLESLREIEKAGRRARDLVRQILTFSRNEPPRRTAVPVAEAIHDTERLLRVTLPPAIELRLHLDRHLPALLADATQVEQALLNLCTNAIHAIGDARGTVCVEASAVQPDHRLCERLALPHGEYVAISVVDNGPGIDAATQQRIFEPFFTTKPVGQGTGLGLAVVHGVMRTHGGAVDVQSAPGEGSRFTLYFPAAEAGPGAEPAAAAPAGDAAPAAGAASPAAPAAGAPDERQRHVMYVDDDQALVFLVQRLLRRRGYRVTGFTDPREAAVALGTDPQAYDLVVTDYNMPGYCGVDLVREAKRIRADLPVALASGHVTAEIEREALAEGASALIHKPNDVDELCATVDRLVHGGPA, encoded by the coding sequence ATGAGCCGCCCCGACCTGTCCTTCCTGCTGCCGCCCGACCCGGAGGATGACCGCGGAGCCCCGTCCGGTGGCGAGCCTGCGGGCACGGCCGACGAGCCCGCCGTGCTTCCTGGCGACGTCAGCGGCAACCGCCGCCAGTCCGGCCGCCCGGAAGGCCCCGTGGCGGCGCTCATCGCGGAACTGCGCGCCTACCAGGCCGAGCTGGAAGTGCAGAACAAGGTGCTGCGCTACAGCCAGACCGCCGCGGAGAGCGCTTCCGAGCGATTCGAGACGCTGTTCGCCAGCGTGCCGCTGGCGCTCATGGTGCTGGACGAGCACGACATGGTGGTGCAGGCCAACTCGATGGCGCACCGCTGCTTCCAGCCCACCGAATCCGACCGCCCCCTGACCTCGCTCATGCCCTTCGTCAGCGCGGCGGACGCCGCCCGCGTGCGCGCCACGTTCGAGCAGGCCCGGGACCATGGCCACGGAGAAGCCAGCGAGGTGCTGTTCCCCATCGGCGACGGGGACGCGGGCATCATCGGCGACCTGTACATCGCCCGCATCGAGGCCCCCCAGGCGGACGGCGCCCCGGAGCAGTGGCAGTTCCTCTGCGCCGTGGTGGACCAGGGCCCGCTGGTGGCCGAGCGCCGCGCGCTCCAGCAGAGCGCCACGGCCCTGCAGGAGCGCAACGCCCAGCTCTACGCCAGCGAGCGCCGCCTGGAGGCCGTCATCAACTCCGCGCTGGACGCCATCATCTGCGTGGACCAGAACCAGCGCATCACCGTCTTCAACCCCACTGCCGCGGCCCTGTTCCAGTGCGCCACGGCCGACGCGCTGGGCAGCCCGCTGGACCGCTTCCTGCCCGATGCCGTCCAGGCCCTGGCCTTCGCCCAGCTGGCCACCCAGGCCGTGCTCGGCGAGATGGTCGCGCTCACGGCCAGCGGCAAGGAACTGGCCGTGGAAGTGAGCGTGTCGTTCGAGCGGCACGCCGAGGGCGAGACCACCACCGTGTTCGCGCGCGACCTCACCGGCCGCAAGAAGGCCGAGGCGCACCGCGGCGAACTGGAAGCGCAGCTGCGCGAATCCCACAAGATGCAGGCCGTGGGCACCATGGCCGGCGGGATCGCGCACGATTTCAACAACATCCTGAGCGCCATCCTCGGCAACGTGGAACTGGCCAAGGCGGACTGCGCCGCAGGCTCCCCGGTGCTGGAGAGCCTGCGCGAGATCGAGAAGGCCGGCCGGCGCGCGCGCGACCTCGTCCGGCAGATCCTCACCTTCAGCCGCAACGAGCCGCCCCGGCGCACCGCCGTGCCGGTGGCCGAGGCCATCCACGACACCGAGCGCCTGCTGCGCGTGACCCTGCCGCCGGCCATCGAACTGCGCCTGCACCTGGACCGCCACCTGCCCGCCCTGCTGGCCGACGCCACCCAGGTGGAGCAGGCCCTGCTGAACCTCTGCACGAACGCCATCCATGCCATCGGCGATGCGCGCGGCACGGTGTGCGTGGAAGCGTCGGCCGTGCAGCCCGACCACCGCCTGTGCGAGCGCCTCGCGCTGCCGCATGGCGAATACGTGGCCATCAGCGTGGTGGACAACGGCCCCGGCATCGACGCCGCCACGCAGCAGCGCATCTTCGAGCCGTTCTTCACCACCAAGCCCGTCGGCCAGGGCACGGGCCTGGGCCTGGCCGTGGTGCACGGCGTGATGCGCACCCACGGCGGCGCGGTGGACGTGCAGAGCGCGCCCGGCGAGGGCAGCCGCTTCACGCTGTATTTCCCGGCGGCGGAGGCCGGACCCGGAGCGGAGCCCGCTGCCGCCGCGCCCGCCGGCGATGCCGCACCGGCAGCCGGCGCGGCCAGCCCCGCCGCGCCTGCGGCGGGCGCCCCCGACGAACGCCAGCGCCACGTGATGTACGTGGACGATGACCAGGCCCTGGTCTTCCTCGTGCAGCGCCTGCTGCGCCGCCGCGGCTACCGCGTGACCGGCTTCACCGACCCGCGCGAGGCCGCCGTGGCGCTGGGCACGGACCCGCAGGCCTACGACCTGGTCGTGACCGACTACAACATGCCCGGCTACTGCGGAGTCGACCTGGTGCGCGAGGCCAAGCGCATCCGCGCCGACCTGCCCGTGGCGCTCGCCTCGGGGCACGTGACGGCGGAGATCGAGCGCGAGGCGCTGGCCGAAGGCGCGAGCGCGCTGATCCACAAGCCCAACGACGTGGATGAGCTGTGCGCCACGGTGGACCGCCTGGTCCACGGCGGGCCGGCGTGA
- a CDS encoding MFS transporter has protein sequence MAPESNSPSYAPAPPGEPLSRNAGFRWLTASSALSLLGDQFSLIAMPWLVLQTTDDTRVLGTVLALMSVPRAVFILVGGAIVDRHSPLRVLRLTRWLNAVLTGLLAALVLAGHCPLWALYALSLALGISTAFSIPAATSITPRVVGRAQLHAANSIGMGLRQIGMSVGPLLAGLLIAGFGGAGTQAADHAGIGFAFAVDALSFVVSAWMLGRVRLHASAPGAAPGGGAVLAAVAQGLSHAWRDRPLRTCFLYWGLLSILVMGPTQIALPVLTHGQPQLGAAAFGILVGMHGAGTLAGMVAAGALPRLRIVNLGTTLLAVDAVAGLLIAPLGSISAVWQGALLLGSVGLLGGFMQVGLFTWIQQRVPPALLGRTMGLFMFIFMGLQPVAAAATGWLLQAVPPGRLFLLCGGTLVLLAALAAVATPMRRMQDAAP, from the coding sequence ATGGCTCCTGAATCGAACTCCCCTTCTTACGCGCCTGCGCCGCCCGGCGAGCCGCTGTCGCGCAACGCCGGCTTCCGGTGGCTCACCGCCAGTTCGGCGCTGTCCCTGCTGGGCGACCAGTTCTCGCTGATCGCCATGCCCTGGCTGGTGCTGCAGACCACGGACGACACGCGCGTGCTGGGCACCGTGCTGGCCCTCATGAGCGTGCCCCGCGCCGTCTTCATCCTCGTCGGCGGCGCCATCGTGGACCGGCATTCGCCGCTGCGGGTGCTGCGCCTGACGCGCTGGCTGAACGCCGTGCTGACCGGGCTGCTGGCCGCGCTGGTGCTCGCCGGCCACTGCCCGCTCTGGGCGCTCTACGCGCTGTCGCTGGCGCTCGGTATCTCCACCGCCTTCAGCATCCCGGCCGCCACGTCCATCACGCCGCGCGTGGTCGGCCGGGCACAGCTGCACGCGGCCAACAGCATCGGCATGGGGCTGCGGCAGATCGGCATGTCCGTCGGCCCGCTCCTCGCCGGCCTGCTGATCGCCGGCTTCGGCGGCGCAGGCACGCAGGCAGCGGACCACGCGGGTATCGGCTTCGCCTTCGCGGTGGACGCGCTCAGCTTCGTGGTGTCCGCGTGGATGCTCGGCCGGGTGCGGCTGCATGCGTCCGCGCCCGGCGCGGCTCCGGGCGGCGGCGCGGTGCTGGCCGCCGTCGCCCAGGGCCTGTCCCATGCCTGGCGCGACCGGCCGCTGCGCACCTGTTTCCTGTACTGGGGGCTGCTGTCGATCCTGGTGATGGGGCCGACGCAGATCGCCCTGCCCGTGCTCACCCATGGCCAGCCGCAGCTCGGCGCCGCAGCATTCGGCATCCTGGTGGGCATGCACGGCGCGGGCACGCTGGCGGGCATGGTGGCGGCGGGCGCGCTGCCCCGCCTGCGGATCGTCAACCTGGGCACCACCCTGCTGGCGGTGGATGCCGTGGCGGGCCTGCTGATCGCGCCGCTGGGAAGCATCTCGGCGGTCTGGCAGGGGGCGCTGCTCCTGGGCAGCGTGGGCCTGCTGGGCGGCTTCATGCAGGTGGGGCTGTTCACGTGGATCCAGCAGCGCGTTCCCCCCGCGCTGCTCGGGCGCACCATGGGCCTGTTCATGTTCATTTTCATGGGCCTGCAGCCGGTGGCCGCGGCGGCGACGGGCTGGCTGCTGCAGGCCGTGCCGCCGGGCCGCCTCTTCCTGCTGTGCGGCGGCACCCTGGTGCTGCTGGCCGCCCTGGCGGCGGTGGCCACGCCGATGCGCCGCATGCAGGACGCCGCGCCCTGA
- a CDS encoding MerR family transcriptional regulator, translating into MQRLRVGELARRTGLTVRALHHYDEIGLLRPSARSESGYRLYSEADVQRLHAIQTLRHLGLPLGDIAGLLQGGGPDPESIIAQQIQALDRQIAQATELRGRLALLRNGLVAGPAPGMGDWLETLALMGTYGKYFNAAELQRIFGNWKRIEADWTVVRDLVRSAMDRGLPPHDPEVQRLAYRWMALMLHWMDGDMALLDRWGHMFRTEPGTQGRNHAPSGDMIAYIESAIQLRVALLSRYIDLPDLYRLGHVPYTDWAALDEEVQALIARQVPPSSNAALAACRRWKALFDTLTHQDPELRRKLIAAAANEPLLRAGTPLSEAARAYLESAQAFAQQAPGPA; encoded by the coding sequence ATGCAGCGGCTACGGGTGGGCGAACTGGCCCGGCGCACCGGCCTGACGGTGCGTGCCCTGCACCATTACGACGAGATCGGGCTGCTGCGGCCTTCCGCGCGCTCGGAATCCGGCTACCGCCTCTACAGCGAGGCAGACGTGCAGCGGCTGCACGCCATCCAGACCCTGCGCCACCTCGGCCTGCCGCTCGGCGACATCGCCGGCCTGCTGCAGGGCGGCGGGCCGGACCCGGAATCCATCATCGCCCAGCAGATCCAGGCGCTGGACCGGCAGATCGCCCAGGCGACCGAACTGCGCGGCCGGCTGGCCCTGCTGCGCAACGGCCTGGTGGCCGGGCCGGCGCCCGGCATGGGGGACTGGCTGGAAACGCTGGCCCTGATGGGCACGTACGGCAAGTATTTCAACGCCGCCGAACTGCAGCGCATTTTCGGCAACTGGAAACGCATCGAAGCCGACTGGACCGTGGTGCGCGACCTCGTGCGGAGCGCGATGGACCGCGGGCTGCCCCCCCATGACCCGGAGGTGCAGCGGCTGGCCTACCGCTGGATGGCACTGATGCTGCACTGGATGGACGGCGACATGGCGCTGCTGGACCGCTGGGGCCACATGTTCCGCACCGAGCCGGGCACCCAGGGCCGCAACCATGCGCCCTCCGGCGACATGATCGCCTACATCGAATCCGCCATCCAGCTGCGCGTGGCGCTGCTCTCCCGCTACATCGACCTGCCGGACCTGTACCGCCTGGGGCACGTTCCCTACACGGACTGGGCGGCACTCGACGAGGAAGTGCAGGCACTGATCGCACGGCAGGTGCCGCCGTCCAGCAACGCCGCCCTGGCGGCATGCCGGCGCTGGAAAGCCCTGTTCGACACGCTGACCCACCAGGACCCCGAACTGCGGCGCAAGCTGATCGCGGCGGCGGCCAACGAGCCCCTTCTGCGCGCAGGCACCCCCTTGAGCGAGGCGGCACGTGCCTATCTGGAATCCGCGCAGGCATTCGCGCAACAGGCCCCGGGACCCGCTTGA
- a CDS encoding FKBP-type peptidyl-prolyl cis-trans isomerase codes for MAGTACAQKPTAAPAASAAAAPAPVTTASGLVYESLKEGTGESPKATDVVKVHYRGTFLDGKEFDSSYKRGEPTEFPLNRVIPCWTEGVQRMKPGGKARLTCPPAIAYGAAGAGGVIPPNATLRFEVELVSVRR; via the coding sequence CTGGCCGGTACCGCCTGCGCCCAGAAGCCGACCGCGGCACCCGCCGCTTCGGCCGCGGCCGCACCGGCACCCGTCACCACCGCCAGCGGCCTGGTGTACGAGTCGCTCAAGGAAGGCACGGGCGAATCGCCCAAGGCCACCGACGTCGTGAAGGTGCACTACCGCGGCACGTTCCTGGACGGCAAGGAATTCGACAGCTCCTACAAGCGCGGCGAGCCCACCGAATTCCCGCTCAACCGCGTGATCCCCTGCTGGACCGAAGGCGTGCAGCGCATGAAGCCGGGCGGCAAGGCCCGCCTCACCTGCCCACCCGCCATTGCCTACGGCGCGGCTGGCGCCGGCGGCGTGATTCCGCCCAACGCCACGCTGCGCTTCGAGGTCGAACTGGTCTCCGTGCGCCGCTGA